From the Jeongeupia sp. HS-3 genome, the window CGCCGCGGTCGACGGTGCGATCGCCTCGAAATACCGCAATGCCGGCCAGACCTGCGTCTGCGCCAACCGGCTCTATGTGCAGGCCGGCGTGTACGACGCCTTCGCCGCCAAGCTCGCCGCCGCGGTGGCCAGGCTCAAGGTCGGCAACGGCGTCGATCCCGGCGTCACGCAAGGGCCGTTGATCGACGAAAAGGCAGTACACAAGGTCGAGGAGCACATCGCCGATGCACTCGCTCACGGCGGTGAAATCGTCATTGGCGGCCAGCGCCATGCGCTCGGGCATACCTTCTTCGAGCCCACCATCATCAAGCACGCCAACGCCCGCATGAAACTCGCGCGCGAGGAAACCTTCGGTCCGCTCGCCCCGCTGTTCCGCTTCGAGACCGAGGCCGAGCTGATCGCGCAAGCCAACGACACCGAGTTCGGCCTCGCCAGCTATTTCTACAGCCGCGACATCGGCCGCATCTGGCGCGTTGCCGAAGCGCTCGAGTACGGCATGGTCGGCATCAATACCGGGCTGATCTCGACCGAGGTCGCGCCGTTTGGTGGCGTCAAGCAATCGGGCTTGGGCCGCGAGGGTTCGCACTACGGCATCGACGATTACCTGGAGCTCAAATACCTGTGCCTGGGCGGCCTTGATCGCTAACCCCCGAATCGAAGAGTCCACCATGAAGACTTCGGCCTTCACGCCACACGCCTCATCGTATTACGCCGCCACCACCAACTCGCAGCCAGCGCGCCCGGTGCTGGCCGAACACCTGGATGTGGATGTCTGCATCATCGGCGCCGGCTACACCGGGCTCTCGGCCGGGCTGCATCTGACGGAGGCCGGCTTCAAGGTGGTGATCGTTGAGGCCGCCCGTGTCGGCTGGGGCGCATCGGGCCGCAATGGCGGGCAAATCGTCAATTCGTACTCCCGTGATCTTGATGTCATCGAAGCGCGCTACGGCGCCGATACCGCCGGTGCACTCGGCGCCATGGCATTTGAAGGCGGCAGGATTATCCGCGAGCGCATCGCCCGGTATAGCATCGATTGCGTCCTGAAGAACGGCGGCGTATTTGCCGCGATCACACCGGGCCATTTCACGCACCTGCAAAAGCAGAAAGCATTGTGGGAGCGCTATGGCCACACGCAATTGCAATTGCTTGATGCAAACGCAACGCGCCAAATCGTGGCAAGCGACCGCTACCACGGTGCGCTACTGGATATGAGTGCTGGCCACCTCCACCCACTAAACCTGGCACTCGGTGAGGCGGCGGCATTCGAATCACTCGGCGGCCGGATTTTCGAGGATACGCCCGCGATCAGGGTCGAGCGCCGTTTTCGGCCCATCGTCCACACCCCGCAGGGTTCGGTAACGGCGAATTTCGTGATCGTCGCCGGCAACGCCTATCTCGGCAATCTGGTGCCCGAACTCGCAGCCAAATCCATGCCTTGCGGCAGCCAGATCGTCGTCACCGAACCGCTCGGCGCCTTGGCCGATAAGCTGCTACCGCAGGATTACTGCATCGAGGATTGCAATTACCTCCTCGACTACTACCGGCTCACCGAGGACAAACGGCTGCTATTCGGCGGCGGCGTCGTTTATGGCGCGCGCGACCCGGCACATATCGAGGCGATCATCATACCCAAGCTGCTGAAAACCTTTCCCCAGCTGGCCAACATCAAGATCGACTACGCGTGGACCGGTAACTTCCTGCTCACGCTATCGCGGCTGCCACAGATGGGGCGGCTCGATCACAACATCTATTACTCACAAGGCTGCAGCGGCCACGGGGTCACCTTCACCCACCTCGCCGGCAAGCTCTTGGCCGAAGTATTGCAGGGGCAAGCGACACGCTTCGATGCCTTCGCCAAGCTGCCGCACCTGCCCTTTCCCGGCGGGCGATTGCTGCAGGTGCCGTTCACCGCGATCGGTGCCTGGTATTACGATCTGCGCGACCGGCTCGGCCTCTGAACGCAAAATGCCTCGGCCAAAGGCCGAGGCATTTTGAAGAAAGCATTCCGGGCAAATCCGTCTTCGAACCCGCTCTGCCGATCCGCTCGCGACGGCTACTCAACCAGATCCTTATAGGCAATCCATGTTGCGTGTCCCAAAAGCGGAAACAGCAGCACGAAGCCAAGCAGAAAGGTGGCAAATCCGATCGCCGTCAGCAGCACGATCAGCGCCGCCCAGACGATCATCGCCGGCAGGTTTTCGGCAACGACGCGCAAGCTGGTCATCATCGCCGTCACCGTATCGACGTCCCGATCGGCCAACATCGGAATCGATACCGCCGTCAGCGCAAACACCAGACAGGCCAGCAAAAATCCGCCAACCAGCCAAGCAATAGTGAAGCCCGCATATTCGCTCAGCAGCGATGCATAAAAGTTGTGCAGGGTAATGGCCTCGCCGCCGTAAAACAGCGCAAACAGAATGGCCGACACCCGCTCCCAGGCGATGGCAATCATGAACAGCACCACACCGAAATAGGCGAGTTGACTGGCGTTTTTCAGCAGATCCTTGATCGACTGCACAAAGGATGTCGGTCTACCTTCTTCGCGCTCACTAGTGAGTTCATAAATGCCCGCGGCCCCAAGCGGTGCAAGGAGCAGAAAACCGGTGATCGATGTGGTGAACAGATGCGGATATTGCGAGGCCAGTGACAAGACCAGCCAGCCCAGCAGGGTGATCAGTGCACCATGCGCAAGGCTGGGTGCTGGGTGAGTGGCCAAATCCTGCCAGCCACGGGAAATCCACGAAAATGCCCGAAAGGTATTGACCTTACGGGTTCGCGGCAACGTGAAATGATCGTCCAGCCCGTTCAGATGCAAATCCATGATGCCCCCTTGCTGCTTGCATGCAGTCTTCCATCGGTATCCATTCGATGTAGTCAATCGCACAGCACTTACGATAGCCAGCCCGATGAGTGGTCACTTTTAAACGGTCACACGCTGTTTATCTTTCTTGTCTCTGCGATTTTCTTTGCTAGTTTTAAAAGCAAACATCGATACACCGGCAAGCTGATCGGTTTGCAAACGGTGTGATATCGCCAGGGAGGGTAACCATGCGTGCATCGCGCACCACGGCCGTATTGGCCTGTGCATCGGCATTGCGCAGCGCCACGGCTGCAGATAGCCGCATCAGCTTCCAGCCGCCGCAAACGCTGATTGCGCAAGACATCTCTGATTTGCACACCTGGATCATGATCGTGATCGTGGTGATCTTCGTCGCGGTGTTCAGCGTTATGTTCTACGCGATTTTCCGTCATCGCAAATCGCTGGGGCACAAGGCGCTGCCTTTCCATGAGAACACCACCGTCGAAGTGCTCTGGACCGTCATTCCTGCGCTGATCCTCGCCGTTATGGCCTGGCCCGCGGCCAAGGTGGTGCTGGCGCAAAAAGACAGCCGTGGCGCCACCATCACCATCAAGGCGACCGGTTACCAGTGGTTCTGGGGGTACGACTACGTCGACTACGGCTTTGGCTACAAGAGCAAGCTCGCGACGCCGCGCAAGGAGATCGACAACTACCAAACCGCCGGTAGCGCCAAGAATCCGAATTACCTGCTTGAAGTCGACGAGCCGCTGGTGGTGCCGGTCGGCCAGAAGGTACGCATCCTCACCACCAGCAACGACGTGATTCATTCATGGGCGATGCCGGCCTTCGGCGTCAAACAGGATGCGATTCCGGGCTTCATCCGCGACACCTGGTTCAAGGCCGAGCGCGAAGGCACTTTCCGTGGCCAGTGTTCGGAGTTGTGCGGCCAGGATCACGGCTTCATGCCCATCGTCGTCAAGGTTGTCAGCGCGGCCAAGTTCCAGGATTACGTGTCGCAAAAACAGGCTAGCGCCAAGGCCATG encodes:
- a CDS encoding FAD-binding oxidoreductase codes for the protein MKTSAFTPHASSYYAATTNSQPARPVLAEHLDVDVCIIGAGYTGLSAGLHLTEAGFKVVIVEAARVGWGASGRNGGQIVNSYSRDLDVIEARYGADTAGALGAMAFEGGRIIRERIARYSIDCVLKNGGVFAAITPGHFTHLQKQKALWERYGHTQLQLLDANATRQIVASDRYHGALLDMSAGHLHPLNLALGEAAAFESLGGRIFEDTPAIRVERRFRPIVHTPQGSVTANFVIVAGNAYLGNLVPELAAKSMPCGSQIVVTEPLGALADKLLPQDYCIEDCNYLLDYYRLTEDKRLLFGGGVVYGARDPAHIEAIIIPKLLKTFPQLANIKIDYAWTGNFLLTLSRLPQMGRLDHNIYYSQGCSGHGVTFTHLAGKLLAEVLQGQATRFDAFAKLPHLPFPGGRLLQVPFTAIGAWYYDLRDRLGL
- the coxB gene encoding cytochrome c oxidase subunit II, with protein sequence MRASRTTAVLACASALRSATAADSRISFQPPQTLIAQDISDLHTWIMIVIVVIFVAVFSVMFYAIFRHRKSLGHKALPFHENTTVEVLWTVIPALILAVMAWPAAKVVLAQKDSRGATITIKATGYQWFWGYDYVDYGFGYKSKLATPRKEIDNYQTAGSAKNPNYLLEVDEPLVVPVGQKVRILTTSNDVIHSWAMPAFGVKQDAIPGFIRDTWFKAEREGTFRGQCSELCGQDHGFMPIVVKVVSAAKFQDYVSQKQASAKAMADDPNKIWTRDDLVARGKKVYEANCLACHQATGMGTGPFPSLVNSKITTGPVQAHLGIVLQGKNAMPAWPGLSDTEIAAVITYERNHFNHVGDLLQPKDVKLARK
- a CDS encoding DUF2189 domain-containing protein yields the protein MDLHLNGLDDHFTLPRTRKVNTFRAFSWISRGWQDLATHPAPSLAHGALITLLGWLVLSLASQYPHLFTTSITGFLLLAPLGAAGIYELTSEREEGRPTSFVQSIKDLLKNASQLAYFGVVLFMIAIAWERVSAILFALFYGGEAITLHNFYASLLSEYAGFTIAWLVGGFLLACLVFALTAVSIPMLADRDVDTVTAMMTSLRVVAENLPAMIVWAALIVLLTAIGFATFLLGFVLLFPLLGHATWIAYKDLVE